The sequence CGCAGCGACGCGTACCGGTCCACGTGCGTACTGTCTCTAACTAATTGAAGGAAATTCCCATGGCTATGGGCACCGTGAAGTGGTTCAACACCCAAAAGGGTTATGGTTTCATCCAGCCGGACGACGGCCAGAAGGACGTGTTCGTGCACATCAGCGCCGTCGAGCGCGCTGGCCTCTCCTCCCTCAACGAGGGTCAGAAGGTCTCGTTCGACATCGTCGCCGACCGCCGCAGCGGCAAGTCGTCGGCTGACAATCTCCGCGTCGGCTAACGCCGGCGCAGCGTTCTGACCACGGACGTACCGGCAGAACGCCAGAACTCGAAAGCCCCGCGACCGGGACCGGTCTGCGGGGCTTTTGCTTTTTGGGTGGAATGACAACGTCGATCATTGGTGCCGTGGTGCCGTAGGGTGGGCAAAGCGAAGCGTGCCCACGTCCTTCTCAGATGTTTGAGAGATGGTGGGCACAGCGCGCGAAGGGCGCGCCATTGCCCGCCCTACGAGACCTACGCCCTCTTCAGCACCGAGACGAAAAACCCGTCGGTTCCCGTCCGCCGCGGCGTCATCAGCCAGCCCTCGGCCGACTGCAGCGCGGCGTCGGCGAACGCCTCGGCCTTGTCCCAGAGCACGCTCGCGGTCTGCTCGGGCGGCACCACCGTGAACTCGGGATGGCGGCCGACGAACGCCCTCACCTGCTCGCCGTTCTCTTCCGACAGCACCGAGCAGGTGATGTAGGCG is a genomic window of Bradyrhizobium sp. CB1717 containing:
- a CDS encoding cold-shock protein: MAMGTVKWFNTQKGYGFIQPDDGQKDVFVHISAVERAGLSSLNEGQKVSFDIVADRRSGKSSADNLRVG